The Bos mutus isolate GX-2022 chromosome 7, NWIPB_WYAK_1.1, whole genome shotgun sequence genome window below encodes:
- the PLK5 gene encoding inactive serine/threonine-protein kinase PLK5, translating into MDPRPRRRRRSCCPLVSVFLRDPSSGRVYRRGKLIGKGAFSRCYKLTDMSTSAVFALKVVPRGGGGAARLHARCKVEREIALHSHLRHRNIVAFHAHFADRDHVYMVLEYCSRQSLAHVLQARQTLTEPEVRYYLRGLVSGLSYLHQRRIVHRDLKLSNFFLNKNMEVKIGDLGLATKIGPGGRCHRVLCGTPNFLAPEVVSRNGHSCQSDIWALGCIMYMVLTGVPPFVVAPLSEMYQNIRDGRYPEPAHLSANARRLIARLLAPNPAERPSLDHLLQDDFFTQGFTPDRLPPHCCHSPPIFAIPQPLGRLFRKVGRLLLPQCRAPCPLASQEASGPGEDGSDSDSMEWGSEDSLLESGALCPRGPHPAAGPGDPPECPGGTRGESKAGGRGSHQEPAALPGFGPPR; encoded by the exons ATGGATCCccggccgcggcggcggcggcgcagtTGCTGCCCGCTGGTCTCCGTCTTCCTGCGCGACCCAAGCTCGGGGCGCGTGTACAGGCGCGGGAAGCTGATCGGCAAG ggcGCCTTCAGCCGCTGCTACAAGCTGACCGACATGTCCACCAGCGCTGTGTTCGCGCTCAAAGTGGTGCCTCgtggagggggcggggctgcGCGGCTACACGCCCGCTGCAAG GTGGAACGCGAGATCGCTCTGCACAGCCACCTGCGACATCGCAATATCGTGGCCTTCCACGCCCACTTCGCTGACCGGGACCACGTATACATGGTGTTGGAATACTGTAGTCGCCAG TCGCTGGCCCACGTGCTGCAGGCACGGCAGACGCTGACGGAGCCCGAGGTGCGCTACTATCTTCGAGGCCTGGTCAGCGGCCTGAGCTACCTGCACCAGCGGCGCATCGTCCACCGGGACCTGAAGCTCA GTAACTTCTTCCTGAACAAGAACATGGAGGTGAAGATCGGAGACCTGGGGCTGGCCACCAAGATAGGGCCAGGGGGCCGCTGCCACAG AGTGCTCTGCGGGACCCCAAACTTCCTGGCTCCAGAGGTAGTGTCCAGAAACGGACATTCCTGCCAGTCGGACATCTGGGCTCTGGGCTGCATCAT GTACATGGTGCTGACTGGCGTCCCTCCTTTCGTGGTGGCTCCCCTGTCGGAGATGTACCAGAACATCCGAGATGGCCGCTACCCCGAGCCTGCTCACCTGTCTGCCAACGCGCGCCGCCTCATCGCCCGCCTGCTGGCCCCCAACCCGGCCGAGCGGCCCAGCCTGGACCACCTGCTGCAGGATGACTTTTTCACTCAG GGCTTCACCCCGGACCGGCTGCCACCCCACTGCTGCCACAGCCCACCCATCTTCGCCATCCCCCAGCCTCTGGGCAGACTTTTCCGAAAGGTGGGCCGGCTGCTACTGCCCCAGTGCCGGGCGCCCT GCCCCTTGGCTTCTCAGGAGGCCTCAGGTCCTGGAGAAGATGGTTCAGACTCTGACTCCATGGAGTGGGGCAGTGAG GACTCCCTGTTGGAGAGTGGGGCTCTGTGCCCCCGAGGTCCCCATCCAGCTGCTGGCCCAGGGGACCCTCCAGAGTGCCCCGGCGG GACCCGAGGGGAGTCCAAGGCAGGGGGTAGAGGCAGCCATCAGGAACCTGCAGCTCTACCTGGATTCGGGCCCCCCAGGTAG
- the MEX3D gene encoding RNA-binding protein MEX3D, with amino-acid sequence MPSSTGQPDGGGGARGSGPGAPVCGDPSPGPPPPPPPPPPPEGADEAAPAPRPPPEPDDAAAALRLALDQLSGLGLGGAGDQDEEGATAGGGDGAGAATGGADGGAAAEPAPPDGPETGAPGVAVAPGPLPLLEPDVSTPPPPRPSPPDVFAGFAPHPAALGPSTLLAEQMSVIGSRKKSVNMTECVPVPSSEHVAEIVGRQGCKIKALRAKTNTYIKTPVRGEEPVFIVTGRKEDVEMAKREILSAAEHFSVIRATRSKAGGLPGTAQGPPNLPGQTTIQVRVPYRVVGLVVGPKGATIKRIQQRTHTYIVTPGRDKEPVFAVTGMPENVDRAREEIEAHITLRTGAFTDASPDSDFHSNGTDVCLDLLGAAAGLWAKAPNPGRRPPAPTASLRGDTALGAPGGPESFYAASRGGPPVPVQVPDTGPASPYSTSGNGGFTFGGDGPGAPTGPPALEDCDFGFDFLALDLTVPTAATIWAPFERATPLPAFGGCSAVNGAPAPPAPGARRSSGTGTPRHSPTLPEPGGLGLELPLARRPTPDPVGALPWRPPQGSLTSFSSSASFSTATSLPSSSSASSCSALDSSAPENGRKPPAAPAPAALARECVVCAEGEVMAALVPCGHNLFCMDCAVRICGKSEPECPACRTPATQAIHIFS; translated from the exons ATGCCTAGCTCCACCGGACAGCCCGACGGCGGCGGGGGCGCGCGCGGCAGCGGACCCGGGGCGCCGGTCTGTGGGGACCCTAGCCCGGgtcccccgccgccgccgccgccgccgcccccgcccgaGGGCGCCGATGAGGCCGCGCCCGCGCCCCGGCCGCCGCCCGAGCCCGACGACGCGGCCGCCGCGCTGCGCCTGGCCTTGGACCAGCTCTCGGGTCTGGGGCTGGGGGGCGCGGGCGACCAGGACGAGGAGGGGGCGACCGCGGGCGGCGGAGACGGAGCGGGTGCAGCGACTGGGGGCGCAGACGGCGGGGCCGCGGCGGAGCCGGCGCCCCCCGACGGGCCTGAGACGGGGGCGCCCGGGGTGGCCGTGGCCCCCGGCCCGCTGCCGCTGCTGGAGCCGGACGTGAGCACCCCGCCGCCGCCTCGGCCGTCGCCGCCCGACGTGTTCGCAGGCTTCGCGCCCCACCCCGCGGCGCTGGGCCCCTCGACGCTGCTGGCCGAGCAGATGAGCGTGATCGGCAGCCGCAAGAAGAGCGTGAACATGACCGAGTGCGTGCCCGTGCCCAGCTCCGAGCACGTCGCCGAGATCGTGGGTCGCCAGG ggtgcAAGATAAAGGCTCTGCGAGCCAAGACGAATACGTACATCAAGACTCCGGTGCGAGGGGAGGAGCCGGTCTTTATCGTGACCGGCCGCAAGGAGGACGTGGAGATGGCCAAGCGTGAGATCCTGTCGGCCGCCGAGCACTTCTCCGTGATCCGGGCCACGCGGAGCAAGGCGGGCGGGCTGCCGGGTACCGCACAGGGCCCACCCAACCTACCCGGACAGACCACGATTCAGGTGCGCGTGCCCTACCGCGTGGTGGGGCTGGTGGTGGGGCCCAAGGGCGCCACCATCAAGCGCATCCAGCAACGGACGCATACATACATCGTGACGCCTGGGCGCGACAAGGAGCCGGTGTTTGCCGTGACGGGCATGCCCGAGAACGTGGACCGGGCACGCGAGGAGATCGAGGCCCATATCACACTGCGCACGGGGGCCTTCACCGACGCCAGCCCTGACAGCGACTTCCACTCCAACGGCACAGATGTCTGCTTGGACCTGCTCGGGGCGGCCGCAGGCCTCTGGGCTAAAGCCCCCAACCCGGGCCGCCGGCCCCCAGCGCCCACAGCCAGTCTCCGTGGGGACACTGCGCTGGGCGCTCCGGGAGGTCCTGAGTCCTTCTACGCGGCCAGCCGTGGGGGGCCGCCGGTGCCTGTGCAGGTACCGGACACCGGCCCCGCCAGCCCCTACAGCACTTCTGGCAATGGGGGCTTCACCTTCGGCGGGGACGGTCCTGGGGCCCCCACGGGGCCACCCGCCCTCGAGGACTGCGACTTTGGCTTCGACTTCCTGGCGCTGGACCTGACCGTGCCCACCGCGGCCACCATCTGGGCGCCTTTCGAGCGGGCCACCCCGCTGCCGGCCTTCGGTGGCTGCTCAGCGGTCAATGGGGCCCCCGCCCCGCCAGCCCCGGGTGCCCGACGCAGCAGCGGGACCGGCACACCACGCCACTCGCCCACGCTGCCCGAGCCCGGTGGCCTGGGCCTGGAGCTCCCGCTGGCCCGCCGGCCTACACCAGACCCAGTGGGCGCCCTGCCCTGGCGGCCCCCACAGGGCTCCCTGACGTCCTTCTCAAGCAGCGCCAGCTTCTCCACAGCCACCTCGCTGCCCAGCAGCTCCTCGGCCTCCTCGTGCTCGGCGCTGGACTCCAGCGCCCCCGAGAACGGCCGTAAGCCCCCAGCGGCCCCAGCGCCTGCGGCCCTGGCGCGGGAGTGCGTAGTGTGTGCTGAGGGTGAGGTGATGGCCGCGCTGGTGCCCTGCGGCCACAACCTCTTCTGCATGGACTGCGCCGTCCGCATCTGCGGCAAGAGCGAGCCGGAGTGCCCGGCCTGCCGCACACCCGCCACCCAGGCCATTCATATCTTTTCCTAG